One stretch of Nitrosococcus watsonii C-113 DNA includes these proteins:
- a CDS encoding IS630 transposase-related protein yields the protein MTYSLDLREAALSYIKNGGSKVEASRLFGFSRSTLYRWLDMEDLTPKIHGSRDRKIDKEALKKHVKDHPDMFLHERAEIFGVAVSGMHYALKRLGIVKKRARV from the coding sequence ATGACTTATTCACTTGATTTGAGAGAGGCCGCGCTCTCGTACATAAAAAACGGCGGCAGTAAGGTTGAAGCATCCCGTCTTTTCGGTTTTTCCCGCTCTACTCTATACAGATGGCTTGATATGGAAGATTTAACCCCGAAAATTCATGGTTCGAGAGATCGCAAGATTGATAAAGAGGCTTTAAAGAAACATGTTAAGGACCATCCCGATATGTTCTTGCATGAGCGTGCTGAGATTTTTGGCGTTGCTGTGAGCGGAATGCACTATGCGCTCAAGCGCTTGGGCATCGTAAAAAAAAGAGCGCGGGTATAG
- a CDS encoding HigA family addiction module antitoxin, which produces MSMYNPPHPGEFVRQVYMEPFGITGRTLAAKLGVSPSTLNRLLQGNSGVSPEMALRLSKTLGRSPESWLSMQDSYNLWQVKRTVNLDTVERIEFDVA; this is translated from the coding sequence ATGTCTATGTACAATCCCCCGCATCCTGGAGAATTTGTCCGGCAAGTGTATATGGAGCCTTTTGGCATCACGGGGCGCACGTTGGCAGCAAAGCTCGGGGTATCGCCATCCACACTTAACCGTTTGCTCCAAGGCAATAGTGGCGTCAGTCCGGAGATGGCGCTCCGTCTCTCCAAAACACTAGGCCGTTCTCCTGAAAGTTGGTTGTCCATGCAGGACAGCTATAATCTTTGGCAGGTAAAGCGCACGGTAAATCTCGATACAGTCGAGAGAATTGAATTTGACGTTGCATAA
- a CDS encoding type II toxin-antitoxin system RelE/ParE family toxin — protein MIKSFRHKGLKKYFESGTKAGIQPQHAKRLRMQLIALDTATTIQDMDIPGFKLHSLKGANEEHWSIWISGNWRLTFEFRDGNAFVLDYEDYH, from the coding sequence GTGATCAAGTCATTTCGCCACAAAGGGCTCAAGAAGTACTTTGAGTCTGGGACAAAGGCTGGTATTCAACCTCAACATGCGAAGCGACTGCGGATGCAGCTCATCGCATTGGATACAGCGACTACTATTCAGGATATGGATATCCCGGGTTTCAAGTTGCATTCGCTGAAAGGCGCGAACGAAGAGCATTGGTCGATCTGGATCAGCGGAAACTGGCGTCTTACGTTTGAGTTTCGTGACGGCAATGCCTTCGTTTTGGACTATGAGGATTATCACTGA
- a CDS encoding metallophosphoesterase: MKQRTYGYTSSAERIEAREEKGPLSPDQELLALKQLEQRVGAFHFKQRLGTEGNYKTRVSSQEQDSFHIENWYSLHFFIRTTLRCLALHGRGKRNALALRVRHNDIPIKGLPPSFEGYTLLHLSDLHLDMNGQLPQVLIEQVQKVKYDVCVITGDLRAKTYGPYQPAIEAMAQLRTHLEAPVYGVLGNHDSLRMVPGLEAMGVRMLLNEAVPIERDGVGFYLAGVDDPHYYRADNLKKACAQIPESVPRILLAHSPEVYKRAAHCDFDAMFCGHTHGGQICLPGGIPVMVNARCPRRICAGPWRYRQMQGYTSVGSGVSIVDVRFNCPPEITLHRLRCA; the protein is encoded by the coding sequence ATGAAACAAAGAACGTATGGATATACTTCGTCTGCAGAGAGAATAGAGGCACGGGAAGAGAAGGGACCTCTATCTCCGGATCAGGAACTTCTGGCTTTAAAACAACTTGAACAGCGCGTTGGCGCCTTCCACTTTAAACAGCGCCTGGGCACCGAAGGGAATTATAAAACCCGTGTCTCTTCCCAGGAGCAGGATTCTTTTCATATCGAGAATTGGTATTCCCTTCATTTTTTTATTCGCACCACCTTGCGATGTTTGGCGCTTCACGGGCGAGGTAAACGCAATGCCTTGGCCCTTCGGGTCCGCCATAATGATATTCCTATAAAGGGTTTACCACCTTCTTTTGAGGGATATACGCTATTGCATTTAAGCGATCTGCACCTGGACATGAACGGACAACTTCCCCAGGTGCTGATTGAGCAAGTTCAGAAGGTAAAATATGATGTATGTGTCATCACCGGGGATTTACGGGCGAAGACATACGGGCCTTATCAGCCAGCCATAGAGGCCATGGCACAACTGCGAACTCATCTTGAAGCGCCAGTCTACGGCGTACTCGGTAACCATGATAGCCTCCGCATGGTTCCTGGACTGGAAGCCATGGGTGTGCGGATGCTGCTTAACGAAGCGGTACCCATCGAGCGGGATGGGGTGGGTTTCTATCTCGCCGGGGTTGACGATCCTCATTATTATCGTGCGGATAATCTGAAAAAAGCTTGCGCGCAAATTCCGGAATCCGTTCCCCGAATTCTGCTGGCCCATTCCCCGGAAGTCTATAAACGTGCCGCCCATTGTGACTTTGATGCCATGTTCTGCGGGCACACCCATGGCGGCCAGATCTGCTTGCCGGGGGGTATCCCCGTCATGGTCAATGCTCGCTGCCCCCGCCGGATCTGCGCTGGGCCTTGGCGGTACCGCCAGATGCAAGGTTACACATCGGTGGGATCGGGGGTTTCTATCGTCGATGTCCGCTTCAACTGCCCACCCGAAATCACCCTGCACCGGCTTCGCTGCGCCTGA